Below is a window of Candidatus Aegiribacteria sp. DNA.
CTGAAATGCGTACTGAGTTCCCGCTTTGCCCTTTCCGTAAGTTCTTTCTGGGTCAGCTTACCGGCTGCTTCAGCTATCCAGTCGCTGCCCAGGTTGCTGGTCATGATAATCACTGTGTTTCTAAAATCAACAGTTCTTCCCTGGCCGTCCGTCAGGCGGCCCTCGTCAAGTATCTGGAGAAATATGTTAAATACTTGCTGATGGGCTTTTTCAATCTCATCGAACAGAACAACTGAGTAAGGCCTCCTTCTGACCGCTTCTGTCAGATACCCTCCCTCATCGTATCCGACGTATCCGGGAGGAGCACCTATAAGCCTTGAAACGGAATGCTTTTCCATGAATTCGCTCATGTCAATTCTGATAAGGGCGTTCTCGTCATCGAAAAGGAAATCCGCAAGGGATCTTGCAAGTTCAGTCTTACCTACACCGGTAGGACCCATGAATATAAAACTGCCCAGTGGCCTGTTGGGGTCCTGAACGCTTGCCCTCGCTCTCCTGACAGCCTCTGAAACAGCAGAAACCGCCTCGTTCTGGCCAATAACCCTTTCGTGAAGCTCATCTTCAAGAGTGAGAAGCCGTTCCTTTTCACTCTCCATGAGCCTTGATACCGGAATGCCTGTCCATTTGGATACTACATCAGCGATGTCATCGGCAGTTATTTCTTCCGAAAGCATCGATCCTTCCTTCTGAAGTTCATCCAATCTCTCCTTCAGGGCTGCGGATTCATTTTCCAATTCACGAATCTTCCCGTACCGCAACTCCGCCACCTTTTCCAGATTTCCCTGGCGTTCAGCGATCTTGGCCTGCCCGCGAAATTCATCAACCTGTCTGGCGAAATCGCGTATTTTATCGATAAGATCTTTTTCGTTTTTCCAACTGAGTTCCAGCGCAGTTCTTTCTTCCTTGAGCTCGGCAAGTTGCTTCTCGATTATTTCAAGCTCAGCCTGACAGTCAGTTTCATCCTCTCTCAGAAGTCCTTCCCGTTCTATTTCAAGCCTCGTTATTCTTCGCCTGATCTCATCTATCACTTCGGGCATACTGTCAATTTCTATACGAAGACGGCTCGCGGCTTCATCTACAAGATCTATAGCCTTATCGGGCAGGAACCTGTCGGTGATGTATCGGTCGGACAGAGTGGCGGCAGCGATAAGTGCGGCGTCCTGAATAATTATCCCGTGATGCCTTTCGTATCTGTCACGTAGCCCGCGTAGAATACTTATCGTATCCTCCACAGAGGGTGCTTTTACAATAACGGGCTGGAAGCGCCTTTCAAGAGCAGCATCCTTCTCAATGTGTTTCCTGTATTCATCAAGAGTTGTTGCTCCTATGCAGTGCAGCTCTCCTCTTGCGAGGGCTGGTTTAAGCATATTGGCCGCATCAACAGCGCCTTCGGCGGCACCCGCACCTACAAGTGTATGCATCTCATCTATGAAGAGGATGATTCTTCCCTCAGCATCGGCTATCTCCTTGAGAACCGCCTTGAGTCTTTCCTCGAACTCTCCTCTGAATTTAGCACCGGCGACCAGGGCACCCATATCCAGTGCCATTACGCTTTTATTCCTGAGTGTTTCAGGGACATCACCCTCCGCTATCCGCCTTGCCAGCCCCTCAACAATCGCTGTTTTACCCACTCCGGGCTCTCCAATAAGAACTGGGTTGTTCTTTCTTCTCCGCCCCAGAACCTGCATGACCCTTCTGATCTCATCATCCCTTCCTATGACCGGGTCCAGCTTCTCCTGACGCGCCATTCCGGTAAGGTCCCTGGTGTACTTCTCCAGGGCTTTGTAATTGTCTTCGGATGATTCCGAACTGATTCTGGATGATCCCCTGACGGAAGCCAGAGCCTCCAGGAAAGCCTTTTTCGTGACTCCTTTTGAATGCAGTATATTCGCGATCCTGTCTCCTGAATCCAGTAATCCCAGAAAGAGGTGTTCTCTGGCTATATACTCGTCCTTCATCTTCGAGGCGATATTCTCCGCTGTACCAAGTATCTTCACCAGATTTGAAGACATCCTGGGTTCTGAGCCGCCCCGGGTTTTTGGCAGCGAACTCAGTATACCTGTAATCTCATCTCTGATCGCCTGACGACTTATTTCAAGGCTGTCGAGAACTCCAGCTATTGCACTGTTCTGATCATCAAGCAGAACAGCCGCAAGATGAACGGGGACTATCTCCGGATTACCAGCTTCAATTGCTATTCTACTGGCTTCCTGAATAGCTTCTTTTGATTTAGTTGTTAATTTCTCAAAGTTCATTGATTACCTCCTATTGATAAGATAGAAGTATATATCCTGCCAGGCAACCTTTGAGGACGGGGGACTGACATCTTAACATTTCAATTATTACAGCAGCAACGAATGTTTAGATGTTAGACCCGGCACCTTTTTGCCAAATAAAGTCAAGAGTAAAGATTTGACCCCTTTTTTTTTCCTTTTTTTGACTTTACTGTTATCGCATCAAGTTGTAGTTTCCCTTAACCGGAAGACTGAATCACTAATAAAAAACACAGGAAAGGAAACACATGTTTAAAACGGGAGTGATCGGACTTGGGTACTGGGGCCCCAATTTACTCAGAAATCTCTACGCCAACAAACGGAACGGCGAGCTTATAATGTGCGATTCAGATACAACTCGTCTTGAAATAATGAAATTAAGATATCCTGATGTCAGTTACACATCGGATTACCGGGACATTCTAAATGACAGCAGTCTTGATGCAGTTGTAGTAGCCACAAACGTCTCATCCCACTTTCCCCTCGCCAAAGAAGCTTTGCTCGCTGGAAAGCATGTATTTGTCGAAAAACCGTTTGCCGCCAGCATAGAACAGGCTGAGGAACTTGTTGAACTTGGCGAAAAGAACGGTCTTGTTACAATGGTTGGGCATACATTCATGTTCTCTCCTCCCGTTATTAAAGCAAAGGAAATTATCGACAGCGGTGAACTGGGGGAAATTCACTTCATCACTTCGAGCAGGGTAAATCTCGGACTGCACCAGAAGGATGTTTCAGTAATCTGGGACCTTGCTCCGCATGATTTCTCAATGCTGTTCTACTGGCTGGGAGAGGAACCCTCCAGCGTAAACGCCTTCGGTCATGCTTACGTTCTTGATAAAATCCCGGATGTGGCATTCATCAACCTCGCTTTCCCGAGCGGTGCAATCGGTAACGTGCAGGTATCATGGCTTTCACCTTCGAAACTCAGAAGAACTGTCATCGTCGGCAGCAGAAAAATGCTCGTATACGATGATACAGAACCAATTGAGAAAATAAAGGTTTACGATAAGGGAGTTGAAGTCATTGAACCAGAGAGTTTTGGCGAATATCAACTCTCGTATAGAACGGGAGATATCCTTTCACCGAAGCTGCCAACGGGAGAACCTCTTGCGGCGGAGATGGATGAATTTCTCAGGTGTATAGAGACTGGCAGTACTCCCATATCCTCCGGCGCGGAAGGTCTTGCAGTTGTGAGGGCTCTTGAACTGGCAGATGCCAGTCTGATGAAAACGGACTAAAGAAGGGAACCTCAGTACATGGATTCTTCAGTACAGCTGAGAACTGAGGAGCTTTGTATAACGGATAACTCAAAAGTACCACTTGACTTAGCGGTTCTTGCAGGATCAATGACAGTTCTTCTTGGTGATGATGAAACCATCGCCTCGGATCTTGCCCTTATTCTAGCAGGCCGAAGATTACCTGTTTCAGGAAATATTCAACTTGGTGATGATAACTTGAGTATTCACAGCCATAGCGCAAGGGGCAGGATTGAATACGTTTCCTGCAATTTCTCATGCCCTGATGGAATGACTGTATCAGGGTATTTCTCGCTTGCGGCAGCTGCAGCTGGCTATAGCAGAAAAGAAACCGGAGAAATCCTGTCCCAGCTCTACAGCTGGTGTTCGCTTGAAAACCTTATAGATGAAGAAGTAAATAGGCTTTCACCCGACAATCGGTATCTGGTAACATTCGCTGCCGCATGCCTGCCTGTTCCTGATGTATTTGTACTGCAGGGTCCTTTTTCCGAAAATTTGCATCCCCTTCTTGAAAATCTCTGTCAGAGCGGTTGCGCAGTTATAGCATCCCTTCCCGAAATACAGTACATACCTCAATCCGCTGATAGAATTGCTATATGCGATTCACATGATGTGAGGAGAATAGTCAGGCTTCAGGAACTATCAGATGCATGTTCAATTCTTATGAGGCTTCATGTCAAGTTCTTTCCTGCTCTCCCCAGGGCTGTGATGGAAAGCCTTCCTGGCGCGAAGGATATTGTGGCAGTACAGGGAGGATACGAATTCTACCATGCCGGGCTCTCCGCTGCCGTAACAAATCTGGTTAACCTTGCCAGAGCTAATTCAAGACAGATAACCGGGTTTGAAGTTAGACCGCCATCGAACTCCGAACTGGTGGAATTCTATACCACTGACGATGAACCTGGAGAGGCGGATCTTTTTTGGGCAGAAGACCTGGATATCTGAGAATATGGGCCTGTGTATTCCGGTACATGTCGGAATGGGCTCTACGTCGACAACTATTTGTATGGATTTTGCTTGCCGCTCCCTTCATCGTGTGGATACTTCCAGGACGGACCGCAATCCCGTTTCTACCTCTGGTAATATCCTGCATCACTTACTGCGGACCTGCGGCATTTCTTGTCGGATGGCGTGAATCGGATGCAAGAAACAATCTTGCTGATATCCTGTTTCAGTCAAAAGCCGGCAAGTACTCACTTATACTTCCGGAAATATTTCTTCCTTTTCTCGCAGGTGCTCTCCCCGCTCTGGGGCTGGCCGCTATCTGGACAGCCGGAAAGTGTGGATTCCCATGGCAGCTTTGGGCTGTTATTCCATTTGCCTCATTGACCGCGGTTTCAGTAACGATTCTGCTGGAGAAATACCTGAACCAGACTGGATATATTCTCAGCCTTCTGGCCTTCATGGCCCAGGCTTCCACTGCATCATGGACTCTTTCCCCGGTTTTCCAGCTTCTTATTCCCCATGGATACGTTCTTTGGACACTGAGATGGATTGAAGACAACGGAGCTGCCTTCCATGGTGATATCTACGTTTTCTTCGCGGTGATTGAGGGAATCGGACTGATGCTCCTTACAATTAAAGCACTCTCACAAACAAGTGACGACTGATTATAGATCTGCATCCAGGCTGATTATTTCTCTCGTGAAGTATTTGAAACCCATCTGGAACCCCTGAGGGAAAATCTTCTTCGAAGGTTAGTAGCCTTTGTGATACCGATACGCTTTGTGACAGATATTTTGAGTTTTTCATCTGCGATCGGAACAAGCACTTGAATTTCACCGTCTAGCAGTGAGATGCCATTGTGTCTTCTGTCTATTCCGAATGCCTGACAAAGTTTGCCAGGACCGCTGCAAAGATTCTCAGGTTCTTCCGTCCCACGGTTCTCAACCATCAGTTCGATACCCTCAAAGGGATTCACCGCACGGATGAGCACGGCTTCTCCCCTTCCGGGAATTCCGGATGTTACATTGAAGCAGTTGTGAACACCGTAGATAAGATAAACGTAAGCCAGGCCGCCCCTTTCGAACATAGGTCCGTTCCTGTCAGTTCTGCCCTTGAAGGAATGGCTTGCGGGATCATCCTCGGTGTAAGCCTCCGTTTCTACTATTACACCGGAGATGAATCCTCCGCCAGCCTTCTTTCGTAAAAGGCAGCCAATAAGATCGTGGGCAAGGATTTCAGCACTTCTGCTGAAAAACCCATCCGGTGGCGTTGTAAAATACTTCAGAATTCTCCTCCTGTTTCACATTGGTAGAATATCGTACATTATGAATTGAGGGAAAGCAAGCTATACTCTGTATTTCTGATTTGGAGGATAAAATGAATGATTGTCCGTTCTGTAATCCCGATGAAGACAGGATTATCTGGAAAGATGAAAATGTGTACATCATCCGCGACCTTTACCCGGTTTCTCCTTCACACACTCTCATCATACCCTTCAGGCACTTCGCAAGTGTATTCGACGCCACCAGAGAAGAACTAACCTCAATTTCCCACGCGCTGGGTTTCAGAAAGAAGCAGCTTGAGCAATCACTGGCAGCAGACGGCTACAACATCGGAGTGAATGAAGGAAAGGCAGCCGGACAAACGATACCTCATGTACATATTCATCTTATCCCCAGATTCGAACGTGATGTAGAAGATCCAAGAGGAGGAATAAGAGGAGTGATTCCTGAGAAAAAAACGTACTCCGTTTCCTAGACAACAAGATTTCCCGGGCAAATCGTGCTGATCCCCCAACTGCAATGCGCGTATATATGATTATCACATATACTCAAAAAGGAAACTGTAAAACATGGATTCACTCGAGAAAACACTGAAAGGCATTAAAGCACCACTTGTACTAGATATCGCCACAGGGAACGGAAACTTCGCCGGTCTTCTGAGAAAAGAGTATCAGGGAATTGGCACAATCATAGGAATCGACATAAGCCAGAAGGGGCTGGGAAAATTCAGGGAAGTCCTGAAAAATATCGGAAATATGCTCCCGGTGTGTATGGACTCATCGGAAATGGCTTTTCCCGATGAAAGCCTCGATATGGTCTGTATTTCCAATTCACTTCATCATATGGCGAATCTGGATGATACCTTGAAGGAAATGATGCGGGTACTCAGACATGGGGGATACTTTCTTGTGAGCGAGATGTACTGCGACAACCAGACCGAAGCTCAGATGACACACGTTCTGATGCATGAGTGGTGGGCATCCATCGATGCACTGCATCGAGTACCTCATTTCAGTACTTTTCCAAGGAAGAAAATCCTTCATATGCTCGAAGAGCTTGGTCTGGATGAGATGATAACAGATGACTATTCTTCCCTGGACAGCGATCCGATGGATAAAGAAGTAATAGACCATTTAAACGGAGCCATCGACACCTACATCAGCAGAACGCAAGATATTGAGGATAACTCCGAACTGCTTAAACGGGGCGAAGAGCTAAGAAGAAGGCTTCACAGAATCGGCTTTCATGGAGCAACTTCTCTGGCTGTACTTGGTAAAAAACCATAGGTTGAAGCGGATCAGTACCTTATGGTGTAATGAAGCTCCAGCGTAGGTTCCTGGTATCCGTGTATTGTGGTTCTGCTCGTTCCTTCAACGTAGAAATCAGAACTGAAGAGGTACTGGGCACTGAAAGTACCAGGGTCAGCGGAGAACACATCACCCTTGTAAGAAACATATAGATCCGGTAGAACGTATTTCCCAACATTAAGAACAAGGCTTGTGGTATCTGAGAGAAGCTCGGGAGATATCTCGAATGTATCAAGGCCAATCTCATGCCTGAGATTCCGGGCAAGAAGATTTCCAAGCATCGTCTGAGCGACATTCTCAACCTCGGATCTGATAGCCGAGGAGTTCATCTGCTGCATCTCGCTGTAGGTTAACCCGACTGCCAGCAGAGTAAGAATATCCTCCTGGGCAATCTGACCCATCGGTCCATCAGCGGAGAGGGTGACCTGGGGGTTTTCCACATCCCCCGATATTAGAATCGTAATCCTGTATTCATCATGGCTTATTACGCTTCGTACTGTTGTTTCAGCTGTTACGTTCAGCTGCATGGTGGGTGGGTTGCCCTGCAGTATATTCACCCGTCCTTCAGTTATCTGAAAATCCCTCGAAAGCAATGTAATTCTACCTCTTACGGCTGATACGTATCCATTGACAGTTGGCTTTCGCTCAAGAGTAAATATTCTGAGTTTGAGAGACATCTCAATATCAGCAAAATTCGTTCTGAACCACAGAGCTCCGGTTCCGGCCACGTCTATGGAGAGATCGAACGGCAATTCTCCAGATCCATCGGAGGAGGAACTTACCGGCTGAGGAATACCTACCGCTCCCTCAAGAATCTCCAGCTTGCCTGAGAGGACAGGTCGATCTTCCAGCCCTGTTCCATCAGAGTTGAGCGCTCCGGAACAGATAACAGCTCCCATCCCGGGTATGGCTATTTCCATATCAAACAGTGAGAAACTCAGGCGGTAATCACCAAGCTCAAAAGGAAAGAGGCTGATGATGTCCGCTTGCCAGCTGGAGGAAAAGTCTCCTGTACTCTCGCTACCGGCGCCCAGTGTGAACCGGGCATTGTAACTGCTTTCTGTAGTATCAGGATAATTCAAGTAGAAATTCACGTTGGGCAACTCAATTCCCAGAAGTGTAATGTAAAGGCGGCTGATTCTCGCGGACGCCTGAATTTCAAATGTATAATCCTCATCAGTTTTCTCGTACTCAGCTCTTGCGGAAACACTTGCGCCCATGGTTTTCACCGGTAAGGGAAGAACGTAGAAAAGCCAGTCGCCAATATTGTTGATCTCAAGTTCGAGCCACTGGATCTTGTCAGCAAGCAGAGCGAACTCCGTTCCAGCCCAGATATCCCTGGCTCTCATCTGCAGACCGGATCTTACTCCGTTATTCCAGGCATAAATCCCGTTTACATTGAATGCGTTGTCTTCTGTTGAAACATCGATGGTTATGCTGTCCATTTTAAATTGACCGTACGCCGGATCCGAAATTTTCCCTGTCAGAGAACCCTGAGCACCTGTTGTATCCATGAGATACGAAACATTGAAATTACCAACACCGGACATATCAGCAGGCAAACCGGAAAACGTGCTGAAGGAGCTGAAATCGAAGTTAACTATATCAGCATGCATCTCCGTTCTTTCCTCACTGAGAATCCCGGACATGGCAAGTTCTCCCACTGGAGGATCCAGCCAGAGTGTATCCAGTATGATTGTACCATTCTCAGTAAACCCTGATAGTCCTCCCGTGGTAATTACTCTCAGTTTTGAATGGGTAGCTCTTATCTCCTCAATCTTGAAGAAGGTCGTATCGCCTATTTCCACTTCCATTTCAGCCGAATATATCCGGTCATCTGAACCGGTGAATGTTAATCCGTCTATTATGATATCATCATTGTCGAATTTTATATTCGCTGCTGTGTGGAAAACGTCCGAGATTACCCTGAGGCTGTCAATCAGAAGGGCAGCATCCGCTGTCATACTGCGGTTCGATATACTGAAAGTCCCATCAAGGGATGCAGTATCGGCCGATACTCCTTCAGTTACGAAGCCAAGGACTTCAACACTGCCATCGAAATTCATCCCGAAGGTAATCCCAGTTATATTGTTTCTTGTGGAATAATTCAGAGAACCGTTGAATGATGCCCGTTCAGCGGATAATTCATCCATTTCAAGCCCTCTTACACCGGCAGTACCCTGGATATTAATGCCGAATTTTGTACCGTTCCCGTTCACGGAGAAAAATGCGGAGGTGATATCGGGATATTCGACGGTATCGAGGTCCCTGATAAAGGATAGATCCATAATCTCACCATCAGCCTGCATTGTCCAGGATTCCGGTACCCATCCCGGTCCTAAATGTCCATCACCGGTAAATGATACTTTGCTACTTCCGTTGTTGACATATCCGTCAAGATTGAAGGAGTTATCTGATAGAACAGCATCGAGGTGGAGCATCGAGACACTGACGATTCCAGAGGTTGACGCGGCAAGGTCGATGGTCGCGGTGCCATTCAGATTCGATGAGCCTGTTCCGCTACATTCTGCGGAGATGACGCCGGTAACATCTGTGGTCGAGATTTGCGTCAGATATTCAGCAATATCCGTATTTGCCATATTCAGGCGGATGGCAGCATTCCATCCCAGAGATTTTATGTCGAATCCGCCATCGAGGTTCAAATCAACATTATCAGTTACAAGGGACAGGTTCCGCACGGCGATACCACTAAGATCCGCTGTCAGAGTGTCCGCTTCAAAGGAAGCTTCCTTCCCGAATAGAACAGCACTCCCACGGGAAAGCGCCAGATCAACCTGAAGATCCGACAGCTTTCCTCTCAGGCTACCATCAAGAAAAACCGACAGATCAACAGGGATATCAAAAGATGAAGTGCCCGCAAATCCCGATATTTCCAGATTAAGGGTTTCCTCCGAACCGTAAAGCGTTCCGGAGATCAGAAGTGATCCCGGGGCTGCAAAGCCTGTGAATCCGTCAGTTGTAACATCGCCATCAGACATCCGCAAAAGCCCGCTCCCGCCGATTCTGCCGAATCCGGGAAGATCGATCCCGGCTGAGTCAACATTCACAGCTACTCCGACCCCTCTCTCGATTGATGCGTCAAGGTACATGGAATCGATAAGGGTGCCCGATGGTTCAGTTATTATGCCATATCGCAGTAACAGCCTGTCTGTGCTGACAACAATACCGCCATCGATGTCATCAAGGATTGATATCAGTGAATCCGGCTGATCATCCTGAACATCTGATTCCGGAGAAAGCTGGATGTTCAACATGTCGACCATAACCTGGTCAACGTGTCTGCTTAAGAGGTAATCAAGAAGACTTCCGTCTATCTGAACTCCGGTTACTGCCACGATAAGACCTTCCGGATCAGATACGATAACCGAGTCGGCTGAAGTACTCCAGAAGATATCGGTACGCAAACCTTTGAAGATCAGTGTAACGCTTTCATCAGAAACGATACCACCGATTATCTTTCCTGTAGCATCCCCGAGAAACCCGCTGGCAAGAAGGATATATAGAGATACTACCAGGAGCGCAAACCCCAGAAGTATCATCCTGATACATACAGCAACTCCCCGCTTTTTACTCACGAAAGAACTTCCGACGAATTCAGTGTTCTAGAAAGCATGACCAATCCCAATGTATATTTTTCCCCTCTTGAGGGAATTTCTCCATGTTGGCGCAAACCCGTAATCAAGCCTTAGAGGCCCAAAAACAGTATGGTAGCGCAGTCCTATTCCCGTTCCAAATCCTGCCGTTTCAAGATCCACCTCTTCAAACGAGTTCCAGAGTCCCCCTGCATCCGTAAAAAGAACAACTCCAAGGTTTCCGGCTACTCTGACCCTTAACTCGAAATTCGAAAGAACCTCAAGCCGCCCCCCTACGGGGTTCCCATCACCATCCTTCGGACCCAGCGAATTGAAAGGATAGCCCCGGACAGTTGTTCCTCCGCCCAGGAAGAACCTTTCATCGGGAGGTATTGTGGTGTCATCACCGTATGGAAACGAACATCCGAGTCTCAGACGACCGGCCAGGATGAAATCATCGTTCATTGGAAAGAACAGCCTGGCTTCGCTGGAAGCTCTGTAATAATCGCTCCCTCCAAGAAATCCTCCTGACAGTTTTCCCTCACCCATCATCCAGTGTCCCCGTAATGGATCAAGCACGGGGCTTCTTGTATCGTGTATGAGAGTTGAGGTTATGCTGGAAGTTGTTCTCCAGTCGGAAGTAGTGAAACTGCTATCAACCCATTCGTTGTACTTCTCATATTCCAGGCTGTAACCGATTGTGAACTTCAGGTGTTCCGAGATGTCCCTGGCGAATGTGGAAGTAATTGAATAACTCCTCTGTCTGATACCGGGTGTGAAAAGGTAGAGGTAGCCCAGTTTCAACTGCCATTTCCATCTTGATGAAAATAGCCAGGGCTCTTCGTAGATAATCTCCGGTTCTATCATCTGTCCTTCCCTGGAACCGATGAATTCCAGGATGCGTATACCAATGGAAAGCCTCTGGTTATTACCCATGATGTTGGGGTGAAGCCATGTGACACTTCCGATAACTGCCGATGGTGATACATAACCTGTACCCAGATCTACTCTCCTGTATCTGGTTTCACTTATAGAGATATCAAGGTCAACGATACAACTGTCATTCTCAGACGGGCTGTAAGCGAATCTGACATCCTGGAACAAACCAAGT
It encodes the following:
- a CDS encoding translocation/assembly module TamB; the encoded protein is MSKKRGVAVCIRMILLGFALLVVSLYILLASGFLGDATGKIIGGIVSDESVTLIFKGLRTDIFWSTSADSVIVSDPEGLIVAVTGVQIDGSLLDYLLSRHVDQVMVDMLNIQLSPESDVQDDQPDSLISILDDIDGGIVVSTDRLLLRYGIITEPSGTLIDSMYLDASIERGVGVAVNVDSAGIDLPGFGRIGGSGLLRMSDGDVTTDGFTGFAAPGSLLISGTLYGSEETLNLEISGFAGTSSFDIPVDLSVFLDGSLRGKLSDLQVDLALSRGSAVLFGKEASFEADTLTADLSGIAVRNLSLVTDNVDLNLDGGFDIKSLGWNAAIRLNMANTDIAEYLTQISTTDVTGVISAECSGTGSSNLNGTATIDLAASTSGIVSVSMLHLDAVLSDNSFNLDGYVNNGSSKVSFTGDGHLGPGWVPESWTMQADGEIMDLSFIRDLDTVEYPDITSAFFSVNGNGTKFGINIQGTAGVRGLEMDELSAERASFNGSLNYSTRNNITGITFGMNFDGSVEVLGFVTEGVSADTASLDGTFSISNRSMTADAALLIDSLRVISDVFHTAANIKFDNDDIIIDGLTFTGSDDRIYSAEMEVEIGDTTFFKIEEIRATHSKLRVITTGGLSGFTENGTIILDTLWLDPPVGELAMSGILSEERTEMHADIVNFDFSSFSTFSGLPADMSGVGNFNVSYLMDTTGAQGSLTGKISDPAYGQFKMDSITIDVSTEDNAFNVNGIYAWNNGVRSGLQMRARDIWAGTEFALLADKIQWLELEINNIGDWLFYVLPLPVKTMGASVSARAEYEKTDEDYTFEIQASARISRLYITLLGIELPNVNFYLNYPDTTESSYNARFTLGAGSESTGDFSSSWQADIISLFPFELGDYRLSFSLFDMEIAIPGMGAVICSGALNSDGTGLEDRPVLSGKLEILEGAVGIPQPVSSSSDGSGELPFDLSIDVAGTGALWFRTNFADIEMSLKLRIFTLERKPTVNGYVSAVRGRITLLSRDFQITEGRVNILQGNPPTMQLNVTAETTVRSVISHDEYRITILISGDVENPQVTLSADGPMGQIAQEDILTLLAVGLTYSEMQQMNSSAIRSEVENVAQTMLGNLLARNLRHEIGLDTFEISPELLSDTTSLVLNVGKYVLPDLYVSYKGDVFSADPGTFSAQYLFSSDFYVEGTSRTTIHGYQEPTLELHYTIRY
- a CDS encoding DNA-3-methyladenine glycosylase; this translates as MKYFTTPPDGFFSRSAEILAHDLIGCLLRKKAGGGFISGVIVETEAYTEDDPASHSFKGRTDRNGPMFERGGLAYVYLIYGVHNCFNVTSGIPGRGEAVLIRAVNPFEGIELMVENRGTEEPENLCSGPGKLCQAFGIDRRHNGISLLDGEIQVLVPIADEKLKISVTKRIGITKATNLRRRFSLRGSRWVSNTSREK
- a CDS encoding Gfo/Idh/MocA family oxidoreductase, encoding MFKTGVIGLGYWGPNLLRNLYANKRNGELIMCDSDTTRLEIMKLRYPDVSYTSDYRDILNDSSLDAVVVATNVSSHFPLAKEALLAGKHVFVEKPFAASIEQAEELVELGEKNGLVTMVGHTFMFSPPVIKAKEIIDSGELGEIHFITSSRVNLGLHQKDVSVIWDLAPHDFSMLFYWLGEEPSSVNAFGHAYVLDKIPDVAFINLAFPSGAIGNVQVSWLSPSKLRRTVIVGSRKMLVYDDTEPIEKIKVYDKGVEVIEPESFGEYQLSYRTGDILSPKLPTGEPLAAEMDEFLRCIETGSTPISSGAEGLAVVRALELADASLMKTD
- a CDS encoding HIT family protein, with the translated sequence MNDCPFCNPDEDRIIWKDENVYIIRDLYPVSPSHTLIIPFRHFASVFDATREELTSISHALGFRKKQLEQSLAADGYNIGVNEGKAAGQTIPHVHIHLIPRFERDVEDPRGGIRGVIPEKKTYSVS
- a CDS encoding BamA/TamA family outer membrane protein translates to MLTCIFPSTRSAQLCFIRILQLSNPWKGISIVLQSQYFNVKAFTALFLLLILPSAVYASFTEPVVDSIYVSGDYPVSEHKLLSGTGLETGASLLRITPIQVSDGIVVNLNNLGYLDAEVTVQWPMWDDEINIVRISVESGSRSILSGLVFNGAMIYSADSLATVYPGSPGEPITPDDTLSFRNSVLKLYNERGYIYSSIDIDLLSMSEADGHKGYRAVECNIDENMQAFLGSVSVTGLETIREKVITREILIQPGDSLNMELLRQSISNIYGLGLFQDVRFAYSPSENDSCIVDLDISISETRYRRVDLGTGYVSPSAVIGSVTWLHPNIMGNNQRLSIGIRILEFIGSREGQMIEPEIIYEEPWLFSSRWKWQLKLGYLYLFTPGIRQRSYSITSTFARDISEHLKFTIGYSLEYEKYNEWVDSSFTTSDWRTTSSITSTLIHDTRSPVLDPLRGHWMMGEGKLSGGFLGGSDYYRASSEARLFFPMNDDFILAGRLRLGCSFPYGDDTTIPPDERFFLGGGTTVRGYPFNSLGPKDGDGNPVGGRLEVLSNFELRVRVAGNLGVVLFTDAGGLWNSFEEVDLETAGFGTGIGLRYHTVFGPLRLDYGFAPTWRNSLKRGKIYIGIGHAF
- the clpB gene encoding ATP-dependent chaperone ClpB, whose protein sequence is MNFEKLTTKSKEAIQEASRIAIEAGNPEIVPVHLAAVLLDDQNSAIAGVLDSLEISRQAIRDEITGILSSLPKTRGGSEPRMSSNLVKILGTAENIASKMKDEYIAREHLFLGLLDSGDRIANILHSKGVTKKAFLEALASVRGSSRISSESSEDNYKALEKYTRDLTGMARQEKLDPVIGRDDEIRRVMQVLGRRRKNNPVLIGEPGVGKTAIVEGLARRIAEGDVPETLRNKSVMALDMGALVAGAKFRGEFEERLKAVLKEIADAEGRIILFIDEMHTLVGAGAAEGAVDAANMLKPALARGELHCIGATTLDEYRKHIEKDAALERRFQPVIVKAPSVEDTISILRGLRDRYERHHGIIIQDAALIAAATLSDRYITDRFLPDKAIDLVDEAASRLRIEIDSMPEVIDEIRRRITRLEIEREGLLREDETDCQAELEIIEKQLAELKEERTALELSWKNEKDLIDKIRDFARQVDEFRGQAKIAERQGNLEKVAELRYGKIRELENESAALKERLDELQKEGSMLSEEITADDIADVVSKWTGIPVSRLMESEKERLLTLEDELHERVIGQNEAVSAVSEAVRRARASVQDPNRPLGSFIFMGPTGVGKTELARSLADFLFDDENALIRIDMSEFMEKHSVSRLIGAPPGYVGYDEGGYLTEAVRRRPYSVVLFDEIEKAHQQVFNIFLQILDEGRLTDGQGRTVDFRNTVIIMTSNLGSDWIAEAAGKLTQKELTERAKRELSTHFRPEFLNRIDDIIVFRPLGREELREIVEIQLRRLNRILKEQNITLIPSESALDLLTKLGYEPAFGARPLKRVIQRYVQNELANSIIDGRIHQGQRVLLNTEGENFVMKPE
- a CDS encoding methyltransferase domain-containing protein, whose protein sequence is MDSLEKTLKGIKAPLVLDIATGNGNFAGLLRKEYQGIGTIIGIDISQKGLGKFREVLKNIGNMLPVCMDSSEMAFPDESLDMVCISNSLHHMANLDDTLKEMMRVLRHGGYFLVSEMYCDNQTEAQMTHVLMHEWWASIDALHRVPHFSTFPRKKILHMLEELGLDEMITDDYSSLDSDPMDKEVIDHLNGAIDTYISRTQDIEDNSELLKRGEELRRRLHRIGFHGATSLAVLGKKP